Proteins encoded by one window of Pseudonocardia alni:
- the secD gene encoding protein translocase subunit SecD produces MATSSGQQHVRPWRYLTAFAGIVVVLYALVFLTGGGNLTPKLGIDLQGGTRVTLTARTTDGQPPPRDQLIQAQDIIEQRVNGLGVSGAEVQLDGSNIVITVPGDAGEQARSLGQTAQLRFREVLQGPVPANQAAGQQPAPGQDAQSGQAPASQAPASPAPAQPQGMGEQSRPVAPVAQVAPLQDPPPTPAPSPTPSPGGLAPDDPRVAAEVTKLRETRQSTDQATQLQALLSLNCGAPDPLQGYDDPTRPLVACSEDGQNKYLLGPSFLEGTEIASAQAQQNQQGVGWVVGLTFKPQGADTWGRYTTENVGKNVAFVLDGDVVSAPSINQPIFGQTQISGQFNQDRAQQLAQVLRYGSLPLSFDSGNAQTVSASLGLASLEAGLIAGAVGLVLVFAYCLFYYRLLGILTILSLALSGLVVYAVLILLGRWIGFTLDLAGVAGFIIAIGITADSFVIFFERLKDEMREGRTFRSAVPRSWERARRTILTADAVSFLAAAVLYILAVGEVRGFAFTLGMSTVLDLVVVFLVTFPLVVLISRSTSLGRPGLSGLGAVDRIGSRHRRAKPAVGRRAATTGKGAGA; encoded by the coding sequence GTGGCAACGTCGTCGGGGCAGCAGCACGTGCGCCCCTGGCGCTACCTGACGGCCTTCGCAGGCATCGTCGTGGTGCTGTACGCACTGGTGTTCCTCACCGGGGGCGGCAACCTCACGCCGAAGCTGGGCATCGACCTGCAGGGTGGCACCCGCGTCACGCTCACCGCCCGCACCACCGACGGGCAGCCACCGCCGCGTGACCAGCTGATCCAGGCGCAGGACATCATCGAGCAGCGCGTCAACGGGCTCGGTGTCAGCGGCGCCGAGGTCCAGCTGGACGGCAGCAACATCGTCATCACCGTCCCCGGCGACGCCGGCGAGCAGGCCCGCTCCCTGGGCCAGACCGCGCAGCTGCGCTTCCGCGAGGTGCTGCAGGGCCCCGTCCCCGCGAACCAGGCCGCCGGGCAACAGCCCGCGCCGGGCCAGGACGCGCAGTCCGGCCAGGCCCCCGCGAGCCAGGCCCCCGCGAGCCCCGCCCCGGCGCAGCCGCAGGGCATGGGCGAGCAGAGCCGTCCCGTCGCGCCGGTCGCGCAGGTCGCGCCGCTGCAGGACCCGCCGCCGACACCCGCGCCGTCCCCGACGCCGAGCCCGGGCGGGCTCGCGCCGGACGACCCGCGCGTCGCCGCCGAGGTCACGAAGCTCCGCGAGACCCGGCAGAGCACCGACCAGGCCACCCAGCTGCAGGCGCTGCTGTCGCTGAACTGCGGCGCACCGGACCCCCTGCAGGGCTACGACGACCCGACCCGGCCGCTGGTCGCCTGCAGCGAGGACGGGCAGAACAAGTACCTGCTCGGCCCGTCGTTCCTCGAGGGCACCGAGATCGCCTCCGCCCAGGCCCAGCAGAACCAGCAGGGCGTCGGCTGGGTGGTCGGGCTGACCTTCAAGCCGCAGGGCGCCGACACCTGGGGCCGGTACACGACCGAGAACGTCGGCAAGAACGTCGCGTTCGTCCTCGACGGCGACGTCGTCTCGGCCCCGTCGATCAACCAGCCGATCTTCGGGCAGACCCAGATCTCGGGGCAGTTCAACCAGGACCGGGCCCAGCAGCTCGCCCAGGTGCTGCGCTACGGCTCGTTGCCGCTGTCGTTCGACTCCGGCAACGCCCAGACCGTCTCGGCCAGCCTCGGGCTGGCCTCGCTGGAGGCCGGGCTCATCGCCGGCGCCGTCGGCCTGGTGCTGGTGTTCGCCTACTGCCTGTTCTACTACCGTCTGCTCGGCATCCTGACGATCCTGTCGCTGGCCCTGTCCGGCCTGGTCGTCTACGCGGTGCTGATCCTGCTCGGGCGCTGGATCGGGTTCACCCTGGACCTGGCGGGCGTCGCCGGGTTCATCATCGCCATCGGCATCACGGCCGACTCGTTCGTGATCTTCTTCGAACGGCTCAAGGACGAGATGCGCGAGGGCCGCACCTTCCGCTCGGCCGTCCCGCGGTCCTGGGAGCGGGCGCGGCGCACGATCCTCACCGCCGACGCGGTCAGCTTCCTCGCCGCCGCGGTGCTCTACATCCTGGCCGTCGGCGAGGTCCGCGGCTTCGCGTTCACCCTGGGCATGTCCACGGTCCTCGACCTCGTCGTCGTGTTCCTCGTGACGTTCCCGCTGGTCGTGCTCATCTCCCGGTCGACGTCGCTGGGCAGACCCGGGCTGTCCGGGCTCGGCGCGGTCGACCGGATCGGGTCGCGGCACCGCCGTGCGAAGCCGGCCGTCGGCAGGCGCGCGGCCACCACCGGGAAGGGAGCGGGCGCATGA
- a CDS encoding RelA/SpoT family protein translates to MTPDDEPPRPSATRRVRARIARRMTPQRVAIVTPVLEPLAAVHRSLHPKADLVLLQRAYDVAEDKHDGQTRKSGDPYITHPLAVSTILAELGMDTTTLVAALLHDTVEDTDYSLERLRADFGDEVAHLVDGVTKLDKVEFGTAAEAETIRKMVVAMARDPRVLVIKLSDRLHNMRTMRFLRPEKQVKKANETLEVFAPLAHRLGMATVKLELEDLSFAILQPKKYQEIVRLVADRAPSRDTYLRQVIDEVSAQLDSARIPAKVEGRPKHYYSIYRKMIVKGRDFDDIHDLVGVRVLVDEVRDCYAAIGMVHALWQPMPGRFKDYIAQPRFGVYQSLHTTVIGPDGKPLEVQIRTHAMHRTAEYGIAAHWRYKEVKGGGNKEVEVEEMAWMRQLLDWQREAADPGEFLDSLRFDLAAREIFVFTPKGDVVTLPTGSTPIDLAYAVHTEVGHRCIGSRVNGKLVALERQLSSGDVVEIFTSKAEDAGPSRDWLQIAKSPRAKAKIKQWFAKERREEAVEEGKEAITREARRTGMPLQRLISGDAMSALAREMHYSDVSALYAAVGEHQASAQHVVQRLVAWFGGEEEAEEELAERATPSTVRHRRPSGNAGVVVSGEDGQALGDLYIKLARCCTPVPGDEILGFVTRGGGISVHRTDCTNAGDLTAREERLVDVTWSVSPESVFLVAIQVEALDRHRLLSDVTKVLADEKVNILSATTTTSRDRVAISRFSFEMGDPKHLGHLLQAVRNIEGVYDVYRVTSAA, encoded by the coding sequence CTGACGCCCGACGACGAACCGCCGCGCCCGTCCGCGACCCGCCGGGTCCGTGCCCGCATCGCCCGGCGGATGACGCCGCAGCGCGTCGCCATCGTGACCCCGGTGCTGGAGCCGCTCGCCGCGGTCCACCGCTCGCTGCACCCCAAGGCCGACCTGGTGCTGCTCCAGCGCGCCTACGACGTCGCCGAGGACAAGCACGACGGGCAGACCCGCAAGTCCGGGGACCCCTACATCACCCACCCGCTCGCCGTCTCCACGATCCTGGCCGAGCTGGGCATGGACACCACGACGCTGGTCGCGGCCCTGCTGCACGACACCGTCGAGGACACCGACTACTCCCTGGAGCGGCTGCGCGCCGACTTCGGCGACGAGGTCGCGCACCTCGTCGACGGCGTCACCAAGCTCGACAAGGTCGAGTTCGGCACCGCCGCGGAGGCCGAGACGATCCGCAAGATGGTCGTCGCGATGGCCCGGGACCCGCGGGTGCTGGTCATCAAGCTGTCCGACCGGCTGCACAACATGCGCACGATGCGCTTCCTGCGCCCGGAGAAGCAGGTCAAGAAGGCCAACGAGACCCTCGAGGTGTTCGCCCCGCTCGCGCACCGCCTCGGCATGGCCACGGTGAAGCTGGAGCTGGAGGACCTGTCCTTCGCGATCCTGCAGCCCAAGAAGTACCAGGAGATCGTCCGGCTGGTCGCCGACCGTGCGCCGTCGCGCGACACCTACCTGCGCCAGGTCATCGACGAGGTGTCCGCGCAGCTGGACTCCGCGCGGATCCCGGCCAAGGTCGAGGGCCGACCGAAGCACTACTACTCGATCTACCGCAAGATGATCGTCAAGGGCCGCGACTTCGACGACATCCACGACCTCGTCGGGGTCCGGGTGCTCGTCGACGAGGTGCGCGACTGCTACGCCGCGATCGGCATGGTGCACGCGCTGTGGCAGCCGATGCCCGGCCGGTTCAAGGACTACATCGCCCAGCCCCGGTTCGGCGTCTACCAGTCGCTGCACACCACGGTGATCGGGCCGGACGGCAAGCCCCTCGAGGTGCAGATCCGCACCCACGCCATGCACCGCACCGCCGAGTACGGCATCGCCGCGCACTGGCGGTACAAGGAGGTCAAGGGCGGCGGCAACAAGGAGGTCGAGGTCGAGGAGATGGCGTGGATGCGCCAGCTGCTCGACTGGCAGCGGGAGGCCGCCGACCCCGGCGAGTTCCTCGACTCGCTGCGCTTCGACCTCGCCGCGCGGGAGATCTTCGTCTTCACCCCGAAGGGTGACGTCGTCACCCTGCCCACCGGCTCCACCCCGATCGACCTGGCGTACGCCGTGCACACCGAGGTCGGGCACCGCTGCATCGGCTCCCGGGTCAACGGCAAGCTCGTCGCCCTGGAGCGGCAGCTGTCCTCCGGCGACGTCGTCGAGATCTTCACCTCGAAGGCCGAGGACGCCGGGCCGTCGCGGGACTGGCTGCAGATCGCGAAGTCCCCGCGGGCCAAGGCCAAGATCAAGCAGTGGTTCGCCAAGGAGCGCCGCGAGGAGGCCGTCGAGGAGGGCAAGGAGGCGATCACCCGGGAGGCCCGCCGCACCGGGATGCCGCTGCAGCGGCTCATCTCCGGCGACGCGATGTCCGCGCTCGCCCGGGAGATGCACTACTCCGACGTCTCCGCGCTCTACGCCGCCGTCGGCGAGCACCAGGCCAGCGCCCAGCACGTCGTGCAGCGCCTCGTCGCGTGGTTCGGCGGCGAGGAGGAGGCCGAGGAGGAGCTCGCCGAGCGGGCGACGCCGTCGACGGTCCGCCACCGGCGTCCGTCGGGCAACGCCGGCGTCGTCGTCAGCGGCGAGGACGGGCAGGCCCTCGGTGACCTGTACATCAAGCTCGCCCGCTGCTGCACCCCGGTGCCGGGCGACGAGATCCTCGGGTTCGTCACCCGCGGCGGCGGGATCAGCGTGCACCGCACCGACTGCACCAACGCCGGGGACCTCACCGCGCGCGAGGAGCGGCTGGTCGACGTGACCTGGTCGGTGTCGCCGGAGTCGGTCTTCCTGGTCGCCATCCAGGTCGAGGCGCTCGACCGGCACCGGCTGCTGTCCGACGTCACGAAGGTCCTGGCCGACGAGAAGGTCAACATCCTCTCGGCGACGACGACCACCTCCCGCGACCGCGTCGCGATCTCCCGGTTCTCCTTCGAGATGGGCGACCCGAAGCACCTCGGGCACCTGCTCCAGGCGGTGCGCAACATCGAGGGCGTCTACGACGTCTACCGGGTCACCAGCGCGGCCTGA
- the secF gene encoding protein translocase subunit SecF, translating into MTNPESLSGWTRLTTGTANVDIIGRRRTWYIGFGVLIAVCLLSLVFRGFNLGIDFTGGSQIQLPATGANGTISTQQVDRVYEGVIGFAPEVTQSVGSGDAASIVLQSEPLTPEQLVPLREALFTQLQPLGADGAPSAASISDSQVSGTWGGEVTTQALIALAVFIVLVTLFLAFYFERAMAAAALIALVNDIVVTAGVYSIIGLEVTPATVIGLLTILGFSLYDTVVVFDKVRENSRGLLKLTRRTYAEAANLALNQTLMRSMNTSLIAILPVLGLLVIGVGLLGVGTLADLALVQLVGMIIGVVSSLLLATPVLVDIKLRDKRVRDQAARVEARRARAAGRGGTDSDAEDDPATDTLAAVSSSAPAAPRPGARPTGKTGRRRG; encoded by the coding sequence ATGACGAACCCCGAGTCGCTGTCGGGCTGGACCCGGCTCACCACCGGCACCGCGAACGTCGACATCATCGGCCGCCGCCGGACCTGGTACATCGGCTTCGGCGTGCTCATCGCCGTGTGCCTGCTCTCGCTGGTGTTCCGGGGCTTCAACCTCGGCATCGACTTCACCGGCGGCTCCCAGATCCAGCTGCCCGCCACCGGGGCGAACGGCACGATCAGCACCCAGCAGGTCGACCGGGTCTACGAGGGCGTGATCGGCTTCGCGCCCGAGGTCACCCAGTCCGTCGGGTCCGGCGACGCCGCGTCGATCGTGCTGCAGTCCGAGCCGCTGACCCCCGAGCAGCTCGTGCCGCTGCGCGAGGCGCTGTTCACCCAGCTGCAGCCGCTCGGCGCGGACGGCGCCCCCAGTGCCGCCTCGATCAGCGACTCGCAGGTCTCGGGCACCTGGGGCGGCGAGGTCACCACGCAGGCGCTGATCGCGCTGGCGGTGTTCATCGTCCTGGTCACGCTGTTCCTGGCGTTCTACTTCGAGCGGGCGATGGCCGCCGCGGCGCTGATCGCGCTCGTCAACGACATCGTCGTGACCGCCGGGGTGTACTCGATCATCGGGCTGGAGGTCACCCCGGCCACCGTGATCGGCCTGCTCACCATCCTCGGGTTCTCGCTCTACGACACCGTCGTCGTGTTCGACAAGGTCCGGGAGAACTCCCGCGGGCTGCTGAAGCTGACCCGGCGCACCTACGCCGAGGCCGCGAACCTCGCGCTGAACCAGACGCTGATGCGGTCGATGAACACCTCGCTCATCGCGATCCTGCCGGTGCTCGGCCTGCTCGTGATCGGTGTCGGTCTGCTCGGTGTCGGCACCCTGGCCGACCTGGCACTGGTGCAGCTGGTCGGCATGATCATCGGTGTCGTCTCGTCGCTGCTGCTGGCGACCCCGGTCCTGGTCGACATCAAGCTGCGCGACAAGCGGGTCCGCGACCAGGCCGCCCGGGTCGAGGCGCGTCGTGCCCGCGCGGCCGGCCGGGGCGGGACGGACTCGGACGCCGAGGACGATCCGGCCACCGATACCCTCGCCGCCGTGAGCTCCTCCGCACCCGCCGCCCCCCGTCCCGGCGCCCGCCCGACCGGCAAGACCGGACGGCGTCGCGGATGA
- a CDS encoding adenine phosphoribosyltransferase — MSGAQVDGIRVGPGITGDSADDLLRVAELVRSVPDYPQPGVLFRDITPVLAHGESFATVTTELAANAGEADLVIGVEARGFLLGAAVALVAGVGTVPVRKAGKLPAVAASRSYDLEYGSATLELPAGVVEPGTRVYVVDDVLATGGTAAAACALLADAGAEVVGFGTLLELAALDGRAKLGDLRIDALLNA, encoded by the coding sequence ATGAGCGGGGCACAGGTCGACGGCATCCGGGTCGGGCCCGGAATCACCGGGGACTCCGCGGACGACCTGCTCCGGGTCGCCGAGCTGGTCCGCTCGGTACCCGACTACCCGCAGCCCGGGGTGCTGTTCCGTGACATCACCCCGGTGCTGGCGCACGGGGAGTCCTTCGCGACCGTCACCACCGAGCTGGCCGCCAACGCGGGCGAGGCGGACCTGGTGATCGGGGTGGAGGCGCGCGGGTTCCTGCTCGGCGCCGCCGTCGCGCTCGTCGCCGGGGTCGGTACCGTGCCGGTCCGCAAGGCGGGCAAGCTGCCCGCGGTCGCCGCGTCGCGCAGCTACGACCTGGAGTACGGCAGCGCCACCCTGGAGCTGCCGGCCGGGGTCGTCGAGCCGGGTACGCGGGTCTACGTGGTCGACGACGTGCTCGCCACCGGCGGCACCGCCGCGGCCGCCTGCGCCCTGCTGGCCGACGCCGGAGCCGAGGTCGTCGGGTTCGGCACGCTGCTGGAGCTGGCCGCACTGGACGGCCGGGCGAAGCTGGGTGACCTGCGGATCGACGCCCTGCTGAACGCCTGA